In Phacochoerus africanus isolate WHEZ1 chromosome 14, ROS_Pafr_v1, whole genome shotgun sequence, one genomic interval encodes:
- the NEK8 gene encoding serine/threonine-protein kinase Nek8 isoform X2: MTKEERQAAQNECQVLKLLNHPNVIEYYENFLEDKALMIAMEYAPGGTLAEFIQKRCNSLLEEETILHFFVQILLALHHVHTHLILHRDLKTQNILLDKHRMVVKIGDFGISKILSSKSKAYTVVGTPCYISPELCEGKPYNQKSDIWALGCVLYELASLKRAFEAANLPALVLKIMSGTFAPISDRYSPELRQLVLSLLSLEPAQRPPLSHIMAQPLCIRALLNLHTDLGSVRMRRAEKSAAAGPPLVPGSTGSRTSSARCRGVPRGPARPAIPPPLSSVYTWGGGLSAPLRLPMLNTEVVQVAAGRTQKAGVTRSGRLILWEAPPLGAGGGALLPGAIEQPQPQFVSRFLEGQSGVTIKHVACGDLFTACLTDRGIIMTFGSGSNGCLGHGSLNDISQPTIVEALLGYEMVQVACGASHVLALSTERELFAWGRGDGGRLGLGTRESHCCPQLVPMPPGQEAQRVVCGIDSSMILTVPGQALACGSNRFNKLGLDPLSLGEEPAPHQQVEEALTFTPLGSAPLDQEPLLSVDLGTAHSAAVTASGDCYTFGSNQHGQLGTNARRVSRAPCQVQGLQGIKISTVACGDAFTVAIGAEGEVFSWGKGARGRLGRKDEDAGLPRPVQLDETHPYTVTSVSCCHGNTLLAVRPVTDEPVPP; encoded by the exons ATGACCAAGGAAGAGCGGCAGGCAGCCCAGAATGAGTGCCAGGTCCTCAAGCTGCTCAACCACCCCAATGTCATTGAGTACTATGAGAACTTCCTGGAGGACAAGGCCCTCATGATCGCCATGGAATATGCACCAG GCGGCACGCTGGCTGAGTTCATCCAGAAGCGCTGCAACTCCCTGCTGGAGGAGGAGACCATCCTGCACTTCTTTGTGCAGATCCTGCTGGCGCTGCATCACGTGCACACGCACCTCATCCTGCACCGGGACCTCAAGACCCAAAACATCCTTCTAGACAAACACCGCATGGTCGTCAAGATCGGTGACTTTGGCATCTCCAAGATCCTTAGCAGCAAGAGCAAGGCCTACACG GTGGTGGGTACTCCATGCTACATCTCCCCCGAACTGTGTGAGGGCAAGCCCTACAACCAGAAGAGTGACATCTGGGCCCTGGGCTGTGTCCTCTATGAGCTGGCCAGCCTCAAGAGGGCCTTCGAGGCTGCG AACCTGCCAGCGCTGGTGCTGAAGATCATGAGTGGCACCTTTGCGCCCATCTCCGACCGGTACAGCCCTGAGCTGCGCCAGCTGGTTCTCAGTCTGCTCAGCCTGGAGCCCGCGCAGCGGCCGCCGCTCAGCCACATCATGGCACAGCCCCTCTGCATCCGCGCGCTGCTCAACCTCCACACGGACCTGGGCAGCGTCCGCATGCGCAG GGCAGAGAAGTCCGCGGCCGCCGGGCCACCCCTGGTCCCGGGCAGCACCGGGAGCAGGACCAGTAGCGCCCGTTGCAGAG GCGTCCCCCGGGGACCTGCGCGGCCAGCCATTCCTCCGCCGCTGTCATCTGTGTACACGTGGGGCGGCGGGCTCAGCGCGCCACTTCGGCTGCCAATGCTCAACACGGAGGTGGTCCAGGTGGCAGCCGGGCGCACCCAGAAGGCCGGCGTCACGCGCTCCGGGCGCCTCATCCTATGGGAG GCTCCGCCCCTAGGCGCCGGAGGGGGCGCCCTCCTCCCAGGGGCGATagagcagccccagccccagttcGTCTCCCGTTTCCTGGAGGGCCAGTCAGGTGTGACTATCAAGCACGTGGCCTGTGGGGACCTCTTCACGGCCTGCCTGACTG ACCGAGGCATCATCATGACTTTTGGCAGCGGCAGCAATGGGTGCCTAGGCCATGGCAGCCTCAATGACATCAGCCAG CCTACCATTGTGGAGGCCCTGCTGGGCTACGAGATGGTGCAGGTGGCCTGTGGGGCCTCTCATGTTCTGGCCTTGTCCACTGAGCGAGAACTATTTGCTTGGGGCCGTGGGGATGGTG GCCGCCTGGGACTAGGCACCAGGGAGTCCCACTGTTGCCCCCAGCTGGTACCCATGCCCCCAGGACAGGAAGCCCAGCGGGTTGTATGTGGCATTGATTCCTCCATGATCCTCACTGTGCCTGGCCAAGCCCTGGCCTGTGGGAGCAACAG GTTCAACAAGCTGGGTCTGGACCCCCTTTCTCTGGGGGAAGAGCCTGCCCCACACCAACAAGTGGAGGAGGCCCTGACCTTCACACCACTAGGTTCTGCACCCCTGGACCAGGAACCCCTGCTGAGCGTGGACCTGGGCACTGCTCATTCAGCTGCTGTAACTG CCTCGGGCGACTGCTACACTTTTGGCAGCAATCAGCATGGGCAGTTGGGTACCAACGCTCGCAGGGTCAGCCGAGCACCTTGTCAAGTCCAAGGCCTCCAGGGCATCAAGATATCGACAGTGGCTTGTGGGGATGCCTTCACTGTAGCCATCGGGGCAG AAGGTGAAGTGTTCTCCTGGGGCAAAGGGGCCCGAGGTCGACTGGGAAGAAAGGATGAGGATGCTGGACTCCCTAGGCCAGTGCAGCTGGATGAGACACACCCGTATACAGTGACTTCTGTGTCCTGCTGCCATGGAAACACTCTCCTGGCTGTTCGTC CGGTGACAGATGAGCCAGTCCCCCCTTAA
- the NEK8 gene encoding serine/threonine-protein kinase Nek8 isoform X3, whose amino-acid sequence MHQILLALHHVHTHLILHRDLKTQNILLDKHRMVVKIGDFGISKILSSKSKAYTVVGTPCYISPELCEGKPYNQKSDIWALGCVLYELASLKRAFEAANLPALVLKIMSGTFAPISDRYSPELRQLVLSLLSLEPAQRPPLSHIMAQPLCIRALLNLHTDLGSVRMRRAEKSAAAGPPLVPGSTGSRTSSARCRGVPRGPARPAIPPPLSSVYTWGGGLSAPLRLPMLNTEVVQVAAGRTQKAGVTRSGRLILWEAPPLGAGGGALLPGAIEQPQPQFVSRFLEGQSGVTIKHVACGDLFTACLTDRGIIMTFGSGSNGCLGHGSLNDISQPTIVEALLGYEMVQVACGASHVLALSTERELFAWGRGDGGRLGLGTRESHCCPQLVPMPPGQEAQRVVCGIDSSMILTVPGQALACGSNRFNKLGLDPLSLGEEPAPHQQVEEALTFTPLGSAPLDQEPLLSVDLGTAHSAAVTASGDCYTFGSNQHGQLGTNARRVSRAPCQVQGLQGIKISTVACGDAFTVAIGAEGEVFSWGKGARGRLGRKDEDAGLPRPVQLDETHPYTVTSVSCCHGNTLLAVRPVTDEPVPP is encoded by the exons ATGCACCAG ATCCTGCTGGCGCTGCATCACGTGCACACGCACCTCATCCTGCACCGGGACCTCAAGACCCAAAACATCCTTCTAGACAAACACCGCATGGTCGTCAAGATCGGTGACTTTGGCATCTCCAAGATCCTTAGCAGCAAGAGCAAGGCCTACACG GTGGTGGGTACTCCATGCTACATCTCCCCCGAACTGTGTGAGGGCAAGCCCTACAACCAGAAGAGTGACATCTGGGCCCTGGGCTGTGTCCTCTATGAGCTGGCCAGCCTCAAGAGGGCCTTCGAGGCTGCG AACCTGCCAGCGCTGGTGCTGAAGATCATGAGTGGCACCTTTGCGCCCATCTCCGACCGGTACAGCCCTGAGCTGCGCCAGCTGGTTCTCAGTCTGCTCAGCCTGGAGCCCGCGCAGCGGCCGCCGCTCAGCCACATCATGGCACAGCCCCTCTGCATCCGCGCGCTGCTCAACCTCCACACGGACCTGGGCAGCGTCCGCATGCGCAG GGCAGAGAAGTCCGCGGCCGCCGGGCCACCCCTGGTCCCGGGCAGCACCGGGAGCAGGACCAGTAGCGCCCGTTGCAGAG GCGTCCCCCGGGGACCTGCGCGGCCAGCCATTCCTCCGCCGCTGTCATCTGTGTACACGTGGGGCGGCGGGCTCAGCGCGCCACTTCGGCTGCCAATGCTCAACACGGAGGTGGTCCAGGTGGCAGCCGGGCGCACCCAGAAGGCCGGCGTCACGCGCTCCGGGCGCCTCATCCTATGGGAG GCTCCGCCCCTAGGCGCCGGAGGGGGCGCCCTCCTCCCAGGGGCGATagagcagccccagccccagttcGTCTCCCGTTTCCTGGAGGGCCAGTCAGGTGTGACTATCAAGCACGTGGCCTGTGGGGACCTCTTCACGGCCTGCCTGACTG ACCGAGGCATCATCATGACTTTTGGCAGCGGCAGCAATGGGTGCCTAGGCCATGGCAGCCTCAATGACATCAGCCAG CCTACCATTGTGGAGGCCCTGCTGGGCTACGAGATGGTGCAGGTGGCCTGTGGGGCCTCTCATGTTCTGGCCTTGTCCACTGAGCGAGAACTATTTGCTTGGGGCCGTGGGGATGGTG GCCGCCTGGGACTAGGCACCAGGGAGTCCCACTGTTGCCCCCAGCTGGTACCCATGCCCCCAGGACAGGAAGCCCAGCGGGTTGTATGTGGCATTGATTCCTCCATGATCCTCACTGTGCCTGGCCAAGCCCTGGCCTGTGGGAGCAACAG GTTCAACAAGCTGGGTCTGGACCCCCTTTCTCTGGGGGAAGAGCCTGCCCCACACCAACAAGTGGAGGAGGCCCTGACCTTCACACCACTAGGTTCTGCACCCCTGGACCAGGAACCCCTGCTGAGCGTGGACCTGGGCACTGCTCATTCAGCTGCTGTAACTG CCTCGGGCGACTGCTACACTTTTGGCAGCAATCAGCATGGGCAGTTGGGTACCAACGCTCGCAGGGTCAGCCGAGCACCTTGTCAAGTCCAAGGCCTCCAGGGCATCAAGATATCGACAGTGGCTTGTGGGGATGCCTTCACTGTAGCCATCGGGGCAG AAGGTGAAGTGTTCTCCTGGGGCAAAGGGGCCCGAGGTCGACTGGGAAGAAAGGATGAGGATGCTGGACTCCCTAGGCCAGTGCAGCTGGATGAGACACACCCGTATACAGTGACTTCTGTGTCCTGCTGCCATGGAAACACTCTCCTGGCTGTTCGTC CGGTGACAGATGAGCCAGTCCCCCCTTAA
- the TLCD1 gene encoding TLC domain-containing protein 1: MPPMLLPALPLLLGATLTFRALRHALCRLALPAHVRADPLRTWRWHNLLVSFAHSIVSGIWALLCIWQTPEMLVEIETAWSLSGYLLVCFSAGYFIHDTVDIVVSHQSRASWEYLVHHVMAMGAFFSGIFWSRFVGGGVLTLLVEVSNIFLTIRMMMKINNAQDLLLYRVNKYINLVMYLLFRLAPQAYLTYLFLGYAGQRTLGTFLLSILLMLDVMILIYFSRLLRSDFCPEQIPRQKHKDKFLTE, from the exons ATGCCCCCGATGCTGCTCCCCGCCCTGCCGCTGCTCCTGGGCGCCACGCTGACCTTCCGGGCGCTCCGGCACGCGCTCTGTCGCCTGGCCCTACCGGCGCACGTGCGCGCCGACCCCCTGCGCACCTGGCGCTGGCACAACCTGCTCGTCTCCTTCGCCCATTCCATTGTGTCAGGGATCTGGGCGCTGCTGTG TATATGGCAGACCCCGGAGATGCTGGTAGAGATTGAAACAGCATGGTCGCTTTCTGGCTATCTCCTCGTTTGTTTCTCTGCAG GGTATTTCATCCACGACACGGTGGATATCGTGGTTAGTCATCAATCACGGGCTTCTTGGGAATACCTTGTCCATCACGTCATG GCCATGGGTGCCTTCTTTTCAGGCATCTTTTGGAGCAGATTTGTTGGTGGCGGTGTCTTAACCCTGCTGGTGGAGGTCAGCAACATCTTCCTCACCATACGTATGATGATGAAAATCAATAACGCCCAAGATCTCCTCCTCTATCGGGTCAACAAATACATCAACTTGGTCATGTATCTTCTCTTCCGCCTAGCCCCTCAGGCCTACCTCACCTATCTCTTCCTGGGTTATGCTGGCCAAAGGACCCTGGGAACCTTTCTGCTGAGCATCCTGCTCATGCTGGATGTCATGATCCTCATCTATTTTTCCCGCCTCCTCCGCTCTGACTTCTGCCCTGAGCAGATACCCAGGCAGAAACACAAGGACAAGTTCTTGACTGAGTGA
- the NEK8 gene encoding serine/threonine-protein kinase Nek8 isoform X1, whose translation MEKYERIRVVGRGAFGIVHLCLRKADQKLVIIKQIPVEQMTKEERQAAQNECQVLKLLNHPNVIEYYENFLEDKALMIAMEYAPGGTLAEFIQKRCNSLLEEETILHFFVQILLALHHVHTHLILHRDLKTQNILLDKHRMVVKIGDFGISKILSSKSKAYTVVGTPCYISPELCEGKPYNQKSDIWALGCVLYELASLKRAFEAANLPALVLKIMSGTFAPISDRYSPELRQLVLSLLSLEPAQRPPLSHIMAQPLCIRALLNLHTDLGSVRMRRAEKSAAAGPPLVPGSTGSRTSSARCRGVPRGPARPAIPPPLSSVYTWGGGLSAPLRLPMLNTEVVQVAAGRTQKAGVTRSGRLILWEAPPLGAGGGALLPGAIEQPQPQFVSRFLEGQSGVTIKHVACGDLFTACLTDRGIIMTFGSGSNGCLGHGSLNDISQPTIVEALLGYEMVQVACGASHVLALSTERELFAWGRGDGGRLGLGTRESHCCPQLVPMPPGQEAQRVVCGIDSSMILTVPGQALACGSNRFNKLGLDPLSLGEEPAPHQQVEEALTFTPLGSAPLDQEPLLSVDLGTAHSAAVTASGDCYTFGSNQHGQLGTNARRVSRAPCQVQGLQGIKISTVACGDAFTVAIGAEGEVFSWGKGARGRLGRKDEDAGLPRPVQLDETHPYTVTSVSCCHGNTLLAVRPVTDEPVPP comes from the exons ATGGAGAAGTACGAGCGGATCCGAGTGGTGGGGAGAGGTGCCTTCGG GATTGTTCATCTGTGCCTGCGCAAGGCTGACCAGAAGCTGGTGATCATCAAGCAGATCCCGGTGGAGCAGATGACCAAGGAAGAGCGGCAGGCAGCCCAGAATGAGTGCCAGGTCCTCAAGCTGCTCAACCACCCCAATGTCATTGAGTACTATGAGAACTTCCTGGAGGACAAGGCCCTCATGATCGCCATGGAATATGCACCAG GCGGCACGCTGGCTGAGTTCATCCAGAAGCGCTGCAACTCCCTGCTGGAGGAGGAGACCATCCTGCACTTCTTTGTGCAGATCCTGCTGGCGCTGCATCACGTGCACACGCACCTCATCCTGCACCGGGACCTCAAGACCCAAAACATCCTTCTAGACAAACACCGCATGGTCGTCAAGATCGGTGACTTTGGCATCTCCAAGATCCTTAGCAGCAAGAGCAAGGCCTACACG GTGGTGGGTACTCCATGCTACATCTCCCCCGAACTGTGTGAGGGCAAGCCCTACAACCAGAAGAGTGACATCTGGGCCCTGGGCTGTGTCCTCTATGAGCTGGCCAGCCTCAAGAGGGCCTTCGAGGCTGCG AACCTGCCAGCGCTGGTGCTGAAGATCATGAGTGGCACCTTTGCGCCCATCTCCGACCGGTACAGCCCTGAGCTGCGCCAGCTGGTTCTCAGTCTGCTCAGCCTGGAGCCCGCGCAGCGGCCGCCGCTCAGCCACATCATGGCACAGCCCCTCTGCATCCGCGCGCTGCTCAACCTCCACACGGACCTGGGCAGCGTCCGCATGCGCAG GGCAGAGAAGTCCGCGGCCGCCGGGCCACCCCTGGTCCCGGGCAGCACCGGGAGCAGGACCAGTAGCGCCCGTTGCAGAG GCGTCCCCCGGGGACCTGCGCGGCCAGCCATTCCTCCGCCGCTGTCATCTGTGTACACGTGGGGCGGCGGGCTCAGCGCGCCACTTCGGCTGCCAATGCTCAACACGGAGGTGGTCCAGGTGGCAGCCGGGCGCACCCAGAAGGCCGGCGTCACGCGCTCCGGGCGCCTCATCCTATGGGAG GCTCCGCCCCTAGGCGCCGGAGGGGGCGCCCTCCTCCCAGGGGCGATagagcagccccagccccagttcGTCTCCCGTTTCCTGGAGGGCCAGTCAGGTGTGACTATCAAGCACGTGGCCTGTGGGGACCTCTTCACGGCCTGCCTGACTG ACCGAGGCATCATCATGACTTTTGGCAGCGGCAGCAATGGGTGCCTAGGCCATGGCAGCCTCAATGACATCAGCCAG CCTACCATTGTGGAGGCCCTGCTGGGCTACGAGATGGTGCAGGTGGCCTGTGGGGCCTCTCATGTTCTGGCCTTGTCCACTGAGCGAGAACTATTTGCTTGGGGCCGTGGGGATGGTG GCCGCCTGGGACTAGGCACCAGGGAGTCCCACTGTTGCCCCCAGCTGGTACCCATGCCCCCAGGACAGGAAGCCCAGCGGGTTGTATGTGGCATTGATTCCTCCATGATCCTCACTGTGCCTGGCCAAGCCCTGGCCTGTGGGAGCAACAG GTTCAACAAGCTGGGTCTGGACCCCCTTTCTCTGGGGGAAGAGCCTGCCCCACACCAACAAGTGGAGGAGGCCCTGACCTTCACACCACTAGGTTCTGCACCCCTGGACCAGGAACCCCTGCTGAGCGTGGACCTGGGCACTGCTCATTCAGCTGCTGTAACTG CCTCGGGCGACTGCTACACTTTTGGCAGCAATCAGCATGGGCAGTTGGGTACCAACGCTCGCAGGGTCAGCCGAGCACCTTGTCAAGTCCAAGGCCTCCAGGGCATCAAGATATCGACAGTGGCTTGTGGGGATGCCTTCACTGTAGCCATCGGGGCAG AAGGTGAAGTGTTCTCCTGGGGCAAAGGGGCCCGAGGTCGACTGGGAAGAAAGGATGAGGATGCTGGACTCCCTAGGCCAGTGCAGCTGGATGAGACACACCCGTATACAGTGACTTCTGTGTCCTGCTGCCATGGAAACACTCTCCTGGCTGTTCGTC CGGTGACAGATGAGCCAGTCCCCCCTTAA
- the TRAF4 gene encoding TNF receptor-associated factor 4, giving the protein MPGFDYKFLEKPKRRLLCPLCGKPMREPVQVSTCGHRFCDTCLQEFLSEGVFKCPEDQLPLDYAKIYPDPELEVQVLGLPIRCIHSEEGCRWSGPLRHLQGHLNTCSFNVVPCPNRCPTKLSRRDLPAHLQHDCPKRRLKCEFCGCDFSGEAFESHEGVCPQESVYCENKCGARMMRRLLAQHATSECPKRTQPCTYCTKEFVFDTIQSHQYQCPRLPVPCPNQCGVGTVAREDLPGHLKDSCSTALVLCPFKDSGCKHRCPKLAMARHVEESVKPHLAMMCALVSRQRQELQELRRELEELSVGSDGVLIWKIGSYGRRLQEAKAKPNLECFSPAFYTHKYGYKLQVSAFLNGNGSGEGTHLSLYIRVLPGAFDNLLEWPFARRVTFSLLDQSEPGLAKPQHVTETFHPDPNWKNFQKPGTWRGSLDESSLGFGYPKFISHQDIRKRNYVRDDAVFIRASVELPRKILS; this is encoded by the exons ATGCCCGGCTTCGACTACAAGTTTCTGGAGAAGCCCAAGCGGCGGCTGCTGTGCCCGCTGTGCGGGAAGCCCATGCGCGAGCCTGTGCAGGTTTCTACCTGCGGCCACCGCTTCTGCGACACCTGCCTACAGGAGTTCCTCAG TGAAGGAGTCTTCAAATGCCCTGAGGACCAACTTCCTTTGGACTATGCCAAG ATCTACCCAGACCCAGAGCTAGAGGTACAGGTCCTGGGCCTGCCTATCCGCTGCATCCACAGCGAGGAGGGCTGCCGCTGGAGTGGGCCACTTCGGCACCTGCAG GGCCACCTGAATACCTGCAGCTTCAATGTGGTTCCCTGCCCCAACCGCTGTCCCACCAAGCTGAGCCGCCGGGATCTGCCCGCACACCTGCAGCACGACTGCCCCAAGCGGCGCCTCAAGTGCGagttctgtggctgtgacttcaGCGGGGAGGCCTTTGAG agccacgagGGCGTGTGCCCCCAAGAGAGTGTGTACTGTGAGAACAAGTGCGGGGCCCGCATGATGCGGCGGCTGCTGGCCCAGCATGCCACCTCTGAGTGCCCCAAGCGCACCCAGCCTTGCACCTACTGCACCAAGGAGTTCGTCTTTGACACCATCCAG AGCCACCAGTACCAGTGCCCCAGGCTGCCCGTGCCCTGCCCCAACCAGTGTGGCGTGGGCACTGTGGCCCGGGAGGACCTGCCGGGCCATCTGAAGGACAGCTGCAGCACTGCCCTGGTGCTGTGCCCGTTCAAAGACTCTGGCTGCAAGCACAGG TGCCCTAAGCTGGCAATGGCACGGCACGTGGAGGAGAGCGTGAAGCCACATCTGGCCATGATGTGCGCCCTGGTGAGCCGGCAGCGGCAGGAGCTGCAGGAGCTGCGGAGAGAGCTGGAGGAGCTGTCGGTGGGCAGTGACGGTGTGCTCATCTGGAAGATTGGCAGTTACGGGCGCCGGCTACAGGAGGCCAAAGCCAAGCCCAACCTCGAGTGCTTCAGCCCCGCCTTCTACACGCATAAGTATGGCTACAAGCTGCAGGTCTCTGCTTTCCTCAACGGCAACGGCAGCGGGGAGGGCACACATCTCTCGCTCTACATTCGCGTGCTGCCAGGTGCCTTTGACAATCTCCTTGAGTGGCCCTTTGCCCGCCGCGTCACCTTCTCCCTGCTGGATCAGAGCGAACCTGGGCTGGCTAAGCCACAGCATGTCACTGAGACCTTTCACCCTGACCCAAACTGGAAGAATTTCCAAAAACCAGGCACTTGGCGGGGCTCCCTGGATGAGAGTTCGCTGGGCTTTGGCTACCCCAAGTTCATCTCCCACCAGGATATCCGCAAGCGAAACTATGTGCGGGATGATGCAGTCTTCATCCGTGCCTCTGTTGAATTGCCCCGAAAGATCCTCAGCTGA